The Brachypodium distachyon strain Bd21 chromosome 4, Brachypodium_distachyon_v3.0, whole genome shotgun sequence nucleotide sequence TTTCCAGCGTCGAGCTCCAGCCGCAGTGCGTCACGAAGCACGCCACCGACGGGTGGGCCAGCACCGCCTTCTGCTCGCACCACTCCACCACCATTCCTGCTccctcttccgccgccacaTGGAGGAGTCGCTCGAGCTCTGGCGAGCGGCCATCACGGCGGACCACCCAGAGGTACGGCCGCCCAAGACGCTCAAGGCCGAGCAGGAGCTCctccgcctgccgcgcgctGTATGTCAGCAGGCTCCCCGACGACACGTACACCACCGACTTCACCGGCTGCGCGTCCAGCCACGTCATGTAcctcttcccctcctcctgGGCGAACAGGTGGATGGTCTCTCCTCCTGTGCCGGCAggttcttcttccccggctccggcgagaaCCGGGGCGCCCACGGCGAAGACATCGTCGCCGAGGTACGGCCGGATCGCCCTCAGCGCCGTCTCTTCCAGGGCTTCGAGCGTGTTCACGAGCATCATGCATGGAGTCTCCTCCTTGTCGTCCATCAGCTCGAACAGCTCGCGGAACCCCTGGAGGATCATCTTGgagagctcgtcggcgctgtCGTCGCcggtgaagaagaaagacggcATGTCGCGGGCCCTGAGAGCCCGGCTAAGGCCCGGAAGCGTCAAAGTCGGCTCGTGCGCCGCCGGTTcggcggtggcgaggatgGCGTCGGCGTGGCCGTGGAAGAAGTGGTAGTAGGCGACGAGCACCGTCGCCGGCTGGATCCAGTACACGCCGAGCGGCAGAGCGTGCGCGCGAGCGACCTCGACGACCGCCGGCATGTTGAGCGTGCACACCGCGCACGTCACGGGCGTcccggcgtcggcgaggcggCGCACCACGGCGGACAGGCTCTCGACGCTCGCCCTCCGGCGGCGCGCCTTGTCCTCCTCCGACCCGGTGGGCCAGCTTCCGTCGTCTAGGCCGTCGGAGAAGGGGGCGTAGGAGATGACACCGTCGCTAACTATGCCCTCGCCGGAGTCGGAAGGGAACATGCGGCGGTGGGCGAAGAGCGGCACCGAGAGAACCGCCGCGACGCCATCGATGCCGGCGAGACGACGGGCCAGGGAGCGCGCCGGGTTGAGGTGGCCCTGGATGCCGTAGGCCACCACCAGGAAGCGGTTGCTccggccatcgccgccgccggcgctgctcTCTTCGCATGGCGTCGCCACCTCGGCCATCACGCACATATAATTGGTGTCCGGCCGGCAGATGTTCAGTCCAAGAAGATATATAGAGCCAGCTATAGCTCGGTATATATCCATCGAAACGTCAATCAGTCTGTCCCGATGGAGTCAAAGTTAAAATGGTTTAGAATGGCATTAGCGTCCAAATTACCCAAGCTGTCCTCCTGAAATCCCGATGTGTGATGCAAGACTTTATTGGTAGCGACGTACtgcacggccggccggcaacCACGATGATGATATAACGATGTTTAGATATGTCCCGACAGGCCGACAAGATCTTATAAAATAGGATGAGTCTTTTAGCTAGGGACTAATGGATTGATCATTGTTCTTTAAGATTCGAAACTTTTCCTTAACTATTCAGGCGTCGGGACATAACACATATAAAAATGTTTTTGTCATCTCTACATGTTTACGACAGTCTGATGATCATAAATTTAGTTTGCCGTGACACATTCCAGCGACCAACACATTGTGTTGTCACTGTTTAATTTGCTAATCTATCCCCCTTTTAATTTGATTTACAtttgcatcgatcgatcgatcagaaCTAAGAAGGATAAAATGAGATTTAGATACCGATCCAACGTCTTTGATTCGTCAACTTACATTTAAtctttttgctaaaaaatcaGGCAATTTAGACGTAGCCACacccaaaaaaattaatttacatttgcatccatccatcgatcaTAACATGCAATCCTCCTCCTTGGTTCCATaagcgtcgtcgtcgtcgtcttcctcctcgtcataCTCCACGATGGAATCATCCAGCTCATCCTCCACGTCATCATCGTCTTTCACCTCCAGCCGCCGGACCGCAATCGAGACACGGAACTCGCCTTCCTCCATGTCatcgtcatcttcctcctcttatCTCATTatagtcttcttcttcctcctggggCTTGGAGGAATCGCACAATTCCCCTTCCACCAATtcgccgtcgtcttcttctaAATGAAGTACGTACGGCCGGAAACCATGGACCTCGCCTTCCTccatgtcgtcgtcgtcttcctcgacggcggcggggagcgcgAAGCAGCATCAGGGGCAGAGCTCGCTGCGCTCGTGGAAGCCATTGGAACATCACGCCATCTTCTTGATCCTgctgccgccatcaccatGGCCGTCGGATGATGGTACCAAGCATCCGAGGCACACGACGCAGGAGGCCTCCTTGACGGCCGCGTCACCGGCGGGCGCCTCGGGCAGCCCGTCGATCACCGCGCGGGAGGCCGGCACGGCGCCAAACCGCCGTcgagcctcctcctcgtcgctgACACCCAagccttcgtcttctccggcgccgtcgGGCTGGCCGGCAACCACGAATATAACGATGTTTAGATATGTCCCAACAAGATCCTATAAAATaagatactctctccgtccaacaaaagatgtctcaagtttgtcaaaatttgaatatatctagacatgacttagtggtatagatgcattcaaatttagtcaaaatggagacattatttttgttggatggagtgagcagtctttttttttacagcgaAATAAGATAAAATAAGAGGAGTTTAATTATCACAACAGATTATGAAACAGTTTTGTTATACTCCGGATCTGATatttagctagctagggacAAACTCAGCCTTTGGATCTGACTAGATTGTGTTTTAAGACTCGAGACGAACAACGGAGACGGGGGAGAAGGAATGGCGCCGGGACATAACTCCGACCGCTTAATTTACAATTAACCGTGACAGCATTTCAGCAACCAAATATCACAATTTTGTTGTCACTCTTTAATCAATTGCTAATCGATCACCCTTTGTTTTGATTTACATTTGCATAGATCGATCGGTCGATCAAAGCATGTAATCATCCTCCTTGGCTCCATAcgcgtcgtcgtcatcgtcttcttcctcttgttcGTCATACTCCATCCAATCATCCAGCTCATCCTCCACGTcatcatcgtcttcctcctccagccgCCGGACCGAATTCGAGACACGAAACTCGCCCTCCTCCATGTCatcgtcatcttcctcctccatctcatcgtcatcttcttcttcctcctgcgaCTCGGAGGAATCGCGCAATTCCCCTTCCTCCAGTtcgccgtcgtcttcttcttctaaatGAAGCACGTACGGCCGGAAACCACGgacctcgccctcctccatgtcgccgtcgtcgttgtcttcctcggcggcggcggggagcgcgaagcggcagcaggggcagaGGCGGCTGACGCGGAGCCAGTCGGCGATGCAGCGCTCGTGGAAGCCATTGGAACAGCACGGCATCTTCTtgatcctgccgccgccatcggaTGATGGTACCAAGCTCTCGAGGCACACGGCGCAGGAGGCCTCCCGGACGGCCGCGTcgttggcggcggcctcgggcAGCCCGTCGATCGCCGCGCGGGAGGCCGGCACGGCGCCGAACCCGCCGTCCCTGTACGCCCCCTCCTCGCTGCCGACGCCCAagccttcctcttctccggcgccggcgtggctGTGGATATGGACCGTGTGGACGGTCATCATGAACGTACCGTCGTTGTACTCACCGCCAACGCCCacgccgtcgtcgtctccggtgCCGGTGGTGGAGCCGTGGATGTGGAGGATCGTGAActgcccgtcgccgccgtcatcgGGCTGGATCGCTGCTTCGTGtccgtcgccaccgccggcgccattgCCGGATTCTCGAGCAAGGTCGGACATGTAGAGCCGAATAAGACGCAGCGCTTGGGACGGCGACAGAACTTCGTCGGCGGCCATCGGAGAGGCGTCGTCGTGGACgtggtcggcgccggagccggagccgccaTGGCCGTCCATGTCGAGTTCTTGTGCTGTGAATCTGTTCGAAGCTAGCTAGGGCAAATTAAGGGGGATCGATCTGGCCGCTGCATTTGTagaaagcggcggcggcggatatGCAATCACCTTCGAACTATGATTCCTTCCCGGATTCGGCCTACTAcatccattttattttttatttctaactcggatttttgttttattttgttttgtattgTAGCAAGCGCGTagtgacaagtaatatttCTTCCTTCAAATTacagtagtttttttttgttgacatAATTCAAATTAGGTAGTAACTGAGAAGTAGGATTTTTTTGTCCCTTCAAATTACatacggagtagttttttttactgaattcAAATTACTTAGTTCTGGTGTTGGTCATGTATTATGTTACATGGAAAATTGTACCTGGATTTCTTGTTTGAATTTACATTTGAAAAAAAGTTTACGCATACTCGTATATGTGAAGAAAGGGATTGATCATACGATACAATACAATACAATACAATATACTTTATCTGTAGGGACACTCTTATCACAATGCCCAAACAAAAGAAACCAGAGTTTGCAATCACCGGTTCCCTCAATTTGGCATCATCATCAATCTGCTACCAGATGAATGTGTAAATGTATGCTCATTTGAGCTGCAAGACAAGGGAACCCTTTTTGTACATATCATGAACTACGGAAGTCGAGAAGCCTCTGCAGTGAAGAACCCTCACGAACTTCACAAGTTAGCGGGCAATTTCTTCCACGGTTAAATGTGTGTACAGTGTACATACAACAGCGGGAGAAACACAGCCTCAGCTGGAGTGCCATTTGATATCGAGGCGGCTGCAGTCCTGAAAGGTTTTCACCTTGCCCAACGCCGCTTCCCGGTGCTGCAGCACCGAGCTCATCCCGGGCTTGCTGCTCTTCCGCGTCATCTTCTTGGAGATGTTCTTCCACTTCGATTCGAACTCGCATGCTGCAAGGAAACACAATCTGGTAAATGTATAGGACATCTTACTCAGCGGCTCAAGTTTTTAACAGCGGAACtgtcgttttcttttttgctttgcATATGCGTATTGATGAATATTACATTTTCATTTCTTCCTGCTTAATTAACCTATTAAGTTGTAGTTCTAAATTGActtgtttcattttcattcCTGCTTGTGTCCTAATTAGTGATTAAAATGACAGGAATTTCGATCCAGGTGTCAGCCAGCAAACTTAATGAAGCATATGTACAAGTATTTGAAGAATAggcacagaaaaaaaaaatcagagaaCAACAATTTGGCAACACCATGAAATTGCAATTCACGAGTACTTTACATGCTCCTGCAATTGTTTGGTTGGCCTAAAGGGTGGACTGTGTGAATTAAACCCTGAGATTGGGGAAGCAGGGGAGCGAGCAAATCATTGATTTGATGAAGGTGGTACAAAAAGTATTTGGGTTGCCCAACAAGGGCAAGGTAATTCTTGTGGAATATTGGGGCagtggcaaaaaaaaaagagatgtgTTCAGCCAAACAAGAAGTATTATCTAGCAGACGAAGCAATGGCACCAGTAGGAGTATGCGGTTGATCGATTGTAATCTTAAGCTGAAAAAGTGCAACAACTTGAGGAAGCCTAGTGTCAGGATGTACATGTATGCAGTATTCGGTTGCTTCGAGGCCCTAATACTTCGCTCAACATAGATCAAAAGTTCATGAAGATTCTGGAAGATACTGATGATATCAAAAACTGGAATTGGTGAAAAATTATCGTCGACCTATTAGTGAAAGGAATTTCAGATTATCTTGAGCCAAAGGCGACCTATTTTGGTCGGAAGTCCGCTTTTGTTGATTGCAAGTACTTCCAAATGATTCATATGGACCTTATTTTTACTTGCAAATCTTTTTCAACTTACAAATGCTTTCACAGGTTATCCTTCTTGACATGGTAAAGCATGTGGATTTCAATGAGATAGACAAAGGTTTCCCTCGGATGATACACATAAAAGATGCAGATATGATTTGGCTAAAGAATCATATGAAATGTTTGAATAATATAGAGGTGAGTGATGATTGCAGAAGCTTGTATTGGGTTGGCTCTTAATGAACTACTTTCTTCATAAACTGCATGAAAATGTGTTTAACCCCAAGTAGGCTTTGCTAGAAATTAGAGCTACGGGCATCATTTCTTGCCTAGACCAATAGCTGCCTTTGTAGATACTTTATGTTAAGCAGGCTTtggttcatattttttgcCTTCAAACATGCACATCAAGAACGTCTCTCAGAGTGTGTACAGCGAGACTAAGCGTTACGATTTTGAAAAACAAGTGAAGGAGGCTATTAGAGATAAGGATGGTGATAAGGATGATAATGTTTTTATTGATGATGGTGATGACTATGATGAACTGGCTCTGACACAGATGAAGAGGACGACAGTAACAATGACACAGATGTCAATGTATATGAAGATAAGTCAAACACTAACAGTTCTGATGGTGAACCCTCGGTTATATCTTTgttaatataaaaaaaattacagggAAACAATGGTAAGAATATATAAGATAGGTGAACCACTATCACATTGTGGGATAAATATTCATGTTGGTGTTTTATTGTGGCATAGTTAAAATAACTTCACAGGGAAACTAATGATCAGGGCCAACAAAGTTCAActtacaaaaacaaaacaagtttAGTAACAGCCATTGCCAAGTAGAAGAAAGTAGCACAACAAAGTAGAGCAGATAATGCTTTCTAGAAAACGGTGATGAGACCCCCGGACTAACACTAGAGCATGGTACGCCATCTTAGTAACATCTCGCCGAAAGTATGAAGCAGTAGAAAGATGAGATTTTTACTATACTAACCTTCACTTCTGTTGGTGAAGCCTTCAACAAGGCATGCGAGATTCCACGGCCTTCCAGCAGAGGATGCTTTCGCACCACCTTTTAACTCGCCATTATGTTGTCTCAACCTAGAATGAAAAAGGATCCTTTCAATAAGCACAACTCATGTGCAGTACTATGACTAAACATGTGTATATTTTCTTCTCGCCGGCATACTGTCTAACCTTCTAGAACTGTCAATACATATCAgcaagaacacacaaaacacAACTGCAAGCAATTATTTCCTACAGTACTACAAACTTGGGCAAGACAGCCCAAAAGTTTCAAGCCAGCTAAAACAATATTCAGTCTttaggaaaggaaaggaaagggatCTGTTCGTTATTCGCGAACCAATAAACACAGTTTCTATGTGGTATGGCTAAACATATGACATATCTATGTTTTCTTCTCGTCTGCATACTTGCTATAAACCTTTTTGGGACTGTCAATACACAAATACCAACAGGAACATACAAAGAAGATTCCAAGCATGTATTCCTACGAAGCTATATATAAACCTGAGCAAGACAGATCAATTTTCTTTAAACCCAGATACAATATTATTCAGTCTTTACCAAAGAATCCTATTGCGCAGTTACaagttcttgttcttgttttcctGCTCATCTCTTCCTTTGTTCTTAAGCTAGAACGAAACTGCAGGCCTGCGAGAACAAGGATCACAACCCAAAATGGAGGCATCGATTCAATTCCGGCCAATTCTTCAACCAACCCAAAATCCGAAACGGTTCCACGCGATGCTCTACGCGTAACCTAGCTATAGCCGCCGCGATTGTCTTGAGAAATTAACCAGGCAAGACTGGAGGAGGGGAAATGAGGAATCACCGGCGAGGGAAGTCGGTGGTGACGCCGACGTACGTGCGAGGGAtccgggaggaggcgatgAGGTAGAcgcaccacgccgccgccgccgccgcttcctccttcttctctttcttcttgctcttcccgGCGGCTGCCGCCGATGGATCTCCggacgcggcggaggcgggcgcggCCGGTAcccgggagggagagagggcgACAGCCTCGACGGATTTGGTGGGGAGAGTGCGGCGGGGGATTTTGGTGGACCGGAAGGTGGCGGAGAGGCTCATCTCTCacctctccggcggccggaaCTCCTCGCCTTCCACGGCGATGCATCCAAGGAGGCAAATACGAATTGGGGGATACCGGTGTACATACAGCTTGTTGCTAGTGGGCCGTTAAAGGCTTCTCACTTCATGGGCCGTCAAAGGCTTCTTATTCATGGGCTGTAGCTCCTCAaaattccctaaaaaaaacatgggctGTAAAAACTGGGGATAAGCAATTTTTTCCCTCTCTCCAAAATAGTACAGCACTCAAAACTTATGATTAAGGTTCTTAAAAATTACAGCCATGAGTAATAAAATATTTGACCCTCTATGAAAAATAGTGCGAGTAAGTATTTGTGATTgaatatttttcttccttccagGTAATCCTACGGTATACTTTTTTCATCACTTGTAGTTCAGGCTCTACAACAAATGAGATGGAAGACAGCTTCAATAACAGAGATAAATTACCAATGCATTCATAAACAACATTGAGCTAGCTTACAAATCGATCACCAGTGTTTCagctcaaaagaaaaggcatGGCCATTTTACAATTCTGACAGGATAGACCGAAAACTAAGGGGGCAGCAACTGGTGAAGATCAAGCGCGTTGTTTCTTCACGCTAGGCAGATCATCGTCATAGTGTCCTTCGCCCCCGTCCTTGtcccccttcttcctcgccaGGATCTTGTTGATCTTGTGGAGGTCGTTGTTGAGCTTCTGGTCCTTGTTCTGCTTCCTCGTCTTCCTGCCGTCCTGCATCTTCACCCCGAACTGGAACGCCGCCTTCGGCATGGCTTCCTTCTGGTCGTTGTATTTCGCCCACTCCTCTTCCGTCTCAAAGTCCCACCGGTGAAGACGGCCCTTCGCCTGAACAGGGATTGCCACAGTTAGAATGGAGTATGGGCTCAAGTGAAAAATCATACACATAGATTACAGTTATACATGTGAAATGTGATGCTCATCCAAACCCATGTTTCATAGGCCTGTAACTGCAACGGAATTTCACACACATAAACATCGCTTACCCGTCCACCCATGTCCATCTTCGACaaatcatcttcatcatcactCCCTGCAATCTCTTGATTATAACCCTGATAACCAGGATAACACTCGGAGTAACTATCTGAAATAAAATTAGGGTCCTTCTCCCGTGCATCTTTTTCCCTTAGCTGCTTAAGCCTGTCATCGTCACGTTTGAAAACAGAACCTAGACCCTTATCCTTGTCTGCTTGAGTCATCAACCTTGGATCCTGGGGTATGTCTGGGTCAGCTAATACATCATATCCCAGAGCACCCTGTTGCATGTACTGTTCCGGATAAGCCAGCTGCTGTTCAGCATACTGATAGCCTGGCCACTCGCCTTGATATCCAGCAGCAGCCATTTGGGCTTGAATAGCATCATAACCACCCTACCATCACAGGAGATAAACTATCAGTAGAGCTGAGTTGAAGGAAAAAGACATGTTTTTCCCCCAAAATGCTATAAGAGCAAGTTTTGTAGCACAACACAAATGTGAACCAGAAAAACATTTACTCTTATTCTAAACATTGAGAGTGCATAATTGTATTTTacatatattaaaaaaaaactgctgtTGCAGAACATCAATAAAATTACCACTTGTTGCCAAGCTTGAGCAGGTTCAGATGGTTGAATAGGACCATACACAGGTTCAGTCAAATGTGACTGATTCTGATGGTTATGTGGGGACTCATCCATATCTTCAGAGATGGGGCTATGACTCAGTTCCTTGTTAGGAATAGTGTAGTCAACTCCATCTCCAACAAATATGTCGTCATCATCTGCCCTAGCAATAGGGGCAGGCtgtttctccttttctttgaaGTTACTCTTTCGTGGGGGTGGAGGTGGTAGCATTTCCTTGTCTAAATGGTGTTTAGGAGCAGAACCATTAGTTTGGGGAGGTCTTACTCCCTCATTGTAGTCGCTGCCTGCCAAATTATTCTTTCCTGCAATATATAAACACAATAATATGTCTAAGTTCAACAGGTAAAACTAGCGCTGAAGCTGATGAAAAAGTAAAGAAATTATAATCACATCATAGCTAACAAATAATTTAAGCCAGTTGATTAATTTGCGCGAACAACAATATCAAGATAGTATGATGGATATATAGCATAGAACCATTAACTACTGCTATCACTAAATCAGTATTGAACAAAGGCAAAACATGACAGAAGCACCAGAAGCTAAAACTTGAAAGAATTTTAGAAAAACAATTGAACTCAAATTGAACCATCTTGACAAAGTATTTATCTATGTTTCTATGTCACTTCGAATATAGACACTCCTTGTATATCCAAACAAACCACTTCAGTGTGTTATCTCACGTCTTAATCAAGAAAGATTTCCTGTTCTTACTTTCTCACTATAACACCTTCTAGTTCTTCTATGATATTTCACCTTCATCTGCAAGCACATACCTTTTGCatccctctcttttttcttcttcttcaagacCTTCCCTGATGATCCAAGTCTAAGGTATGACATAATTTTCGCAATCCTGTCAAGTACAGAACCATCCACGCTGACAGTAACCATTTCCTGCAGAAGCAAGATGGCTGtttgagaagaaaaaggaggtTACAAGAAACAGCAACACAGTTATTGTCACAATACCTCTGGAACAGGGCAATCAGCTTTGCTCCTGTGAAGAGTTGTTGGAATATCATTGGTAATAAGTCCATCCTCCTGGTTGGAACAAGGAAATCTATTAACCACACATCACAATAACCGCAACACAAATAAAATGAAGATAACATAAGAATAATATCATTTACATGCTAGCACACGGGAAAAGCTAAAGGATCAATAGCAACATGTAATCATTTTGGCATGACAGCAGTATTATGCCAACTTTCCAAACTGCATTGAGGTATTGCGCATACTAATGCATACATAATAATTAAGTCTACTGTATAAGTTCTGATCTATAAAGCAAAACAGAGAAGGGTTATAGTTCACACTATATGACAGTTTTGTCTACAACTAGGGACTATGTAATCACCACCATTGCATAATTCAGCACAGGAAAGCACTAAAGACGAGAAGTTTTAAAGAAAATACCATATTGTAAATAAATGCCATCCGACCAGGAAGAAACATCTCATTTGCCTTCGGCGTGCTCTGTGACTTTACGATGGATTGGTAGACAGACTGCGATCAATGAAGAATGGGAATTAATGTGCTTTTATTTTATATAATCCAAAGGTTATGCAGAAAACAAGCCATCATTGATAAACCAAAAATGGATCATGCCTTTGCAATTGCAGTGCGGAATGAGATTGCCCGGTCCTCTTTTGTTTCCCTGCAAAAGGGAAGTGGAAAATAATGTAGAAATGCTCCCAACATACTGAGGCACACAGATAGTTTGTAAGGTTATACTTGAGTAGGGCTCCCCCATACGGTTCCGTACAAAATATCTTGTCTCATTATAACACAAGGTGGTGCTGGTGACTGCTGACAATGATGTACAGGAAATAATATTCAGCTGAGAAGATACTGCACAGCTACTCCAAATGAGGTTGAAAACTAAAATCGACACACGTAAACATCAACTAGCAAACCCACAAACTCAACTGTACATAACAGCTTCAAGAAAATACGCTGGTAAAGCTATGAAGAGCCATAGCAGTGCCCTAGTGGAATCAACTTAGTGCTTATTAATTCAGTTGTTTTACAAGTGACAATCATGCAAGTGACAGCACTTTTGTTGGCATATTTATAGGATCCTAAATTCACACTACATCTGACTATTTTGTAACCCCAATAGTTTAGATGAAAAAAAGTAGGTATGGTGCTAAATCTACACAGTGATGCCAAGTACCTAGCCTTTGCATCCTTCCCGTCCTCTGCATCAGGCTTCTTGTCAATTTCACTTCGCACTTTGTTTAGTAGAGCAAaatccaaccctttgaccaaaTGAGTATG carries:
- the LOC100836799 gene encoding crocetin glucosyltransferase, chloroplastic, with the translated sequence MCVMAEVATPCEESSAGGGDGRSNRFLVVAYGIQGHLNPARSLARRLAGIDGVAAVLSVPLFAHRRMFPSDSGEGIVSDGVISYAPFSDGLDDGSWPTGSEEDKARRRRASVESLSAVVRRLADAGTPVTCAVCTLNMPAVVEVARAHALPLGVYWIQPATVLVAYYHFFHGHADAILATAEPAAHEPTLTLPGLSRALRARDMPSFFFTGDDSADELSKMILQGFRELFELMDDKEETPCMMLVNTLEALEETALRAIRPYLGDDVFAVGAPVLAGAGEEEPAGTGGETIHLFAQEEGKRYMTWLDAQPVKSVVYVSSGSLLTYSARQAEELLLGLERLGRPYLWVVRRDGRSPELERLLHVAAEEGAGMVVEWCEQKAVLAHPSVACFVTHCGWSSTLETMALGVPAVAAPSWSDQPMNAHLLAEEWGVGVRAERDADGVLTGDELARCVEQVLSDGKTAANASAWKEKARQAMAADGPSERSLRSFVRRVQELSGMNL
- the LOC100843302 gene encoding suppressor of mec-8 and unc-52 protein homolog 2, with translation MSTTATKKKSNYKEKMARRKEENKKEEPETPRYRDRAKERREDQNPDYEPTELGSFHAVAPPGAPGADLRLADAQKISIEKSKYLGGDLEHTHLVKGLDFALLNKVRSEIDKKPDAEDGKDAKARETKEDRAISFRTAIAKSVYQSIVKSQSTPKANEMFLPGRMAFIYNMEDGLITNDIPTTLHRSKADCPVPEEMVTVSVDGSVLDRIAKIMSYLRLGSSGKVLKKKKKERDAKGKNNLAGSDYNEGVRPPQTNGSAPKHHLDKEMLPPPPPRKSNFKEKEKQPAPIARADDDDIFVGDGVDYTIPNKELSHSPISEDMDESPHNHQNQSHLTEPVYGPIQPSEPAQAWQQVGGYDAIQAQMAAAGYQGEWPGYQYAEQQLAYPEQYMQQGALGYDVLADPDIPQDPRLMTQADKDKGLGSVFKRDDDRLKQLREKDAREKDPNFISDSYSECYPGYQGYNQEIAGSDDEDDLSKMDMGGRAKGRLHRWDFETEEEWAKYNDQKEAMPKAAFQFGVKMQDGRKTRKQNKDQKLNNDLHKINKILARKKGDKDGGEGHYDDDLPSVKKQRA
- the LOC100842997 gene encoding structure-specific endonuclease subunit slx1, with protein sequence MSLSATFRSTKIPRRTLPTKSVEAVALSPSRVPAAPASAASGDPSAAAAGKSKKKEKKEEAAAAAAWCVYLIASSRIPRTYVGVTTDFPRRLRQHNGELKGGAKASSAGRPWNLACLVEGFTNRSEACEFESKWKNISKKMTRKSSKPGMSSVLQHREAALGKVKTFQDCSRLDIKWHSS